The Mauremys reevesii isolate NIE-2019 linkage group 7, ASM1616193v1, whole genome shotgun sequence genome includes the window CTCTTAGTCTGCCTACTATGAATTTtagcattgatttttttaaataaaatgttcaaGAAATACCATTGGTCTACAATCTACATATTCCTTTCCTCAGAATCGTAGTGTGAAAACATTTCTTCCTGAATGCTTAACTTGGTTAAATGCAATGCAGTAGCAAGCTCTCACCCCAATCCCACAAAACACTTAAGACTATgattagtcccattgatttcttaCTTAATAAACATGTGATTAAGTGCATTGCAACACTGGGGCCTATGTCTCTTCAGTTATCATACTGAATTTCCAATATTGCATTGAACTGAAATGAACCAACACATTTCATGCAAACTGAAATCCTGCTTTAAGATTTTCCTTTACTTTAGTTTTTGGATTAATTATTTCCTTTCAAATCTGTATTTTTCTATTCTGATGAAGCGGTTCAGAGTGAAAGAAAGCCCTTTGATGTACAACGGGAGAAACCAACCAACTGTGCAGCTTCAACTGAAAAAATCTATATCAGGAAAGACCTAAGAAGCCCTCTCATAGCAACACCAACATTTGTAGCAGATAAAGATGGTGCCCGGTAAGTTTTTAGGTGTAAAATGGGTCTGTTTAACATGCCGTTAGACTAGAGTCTTGTGGAGTCAGTTTTATAAACAATGGACTCCAGGGGGatgtaggatcaggccccaaaagtATGGCCTCTTTTTAAATTCTAGAATGGAAGTTTCCTTCTTACATGATGGTGGTTATTCTTTGAGGGTTCAGATATCTCCAAACAAATGGGCATGGAAATACATTTGTATACAATAGTAATGAATACTATATATCCTAACATAGATAGAAAATAGCTATCTAGCTTAAAGGCCGTATTTTCAAAAGTAGACACAATTGTATGCACAATTTTTTCTGGTACAAGTTTTGTGTGTTCTAGATCACAATTAATATGTGCAGATAGTATTTGCAATAAGAATTGAGGCATTTAGGAGTCTGAATATTTGATGCACATATGCAATGACGtcaaaaaaaaaatgccataGCAGTTTGGAAGGCTGGACTGGAAACTCCTTGAAAATTTGCTGctaaatatttgcatttgtgtTATGTGTGAAACAAAGTGTCTGATAAATACTGCGGTCAAACACATTTtgttcttttatattttttttctgtggcacATGCAAGATATGTTCTCCTTCACAACTCTAATAACCACATTATAATCAATagctattattattaatatatcATGTATTTGTTATTTATATAGAACCATACATTTCCATGACATAACACAGTTGAATAATGCATGACAAGTTCCTGCCTCAAGGAGTTTACCATTTCAATGCCAGGCCCTGAGATGATAAACTCCCTGAGGCCTGAATCTGTCATGCATTATTCacctatatcaggggtcggcaacctttcagaagtggtatgccgagtctttattcattcactctaatttaaggtttcgcgtgccattaatacattttaaggttcttagaaggtctctttctataagtctataatatataactaaactattgttgtatgtaaagtaaataaagtttttaaaatgtttaagaagcttcatttaacattaaataaaatgcagagccctccggaccagtggccaggacccaggcagtgtgagtgccactgaaaatcagctcgcatgccgccttcggcacccatgccataggttgtctacccctgatcTATATTGTGCCATGCAAACCTATCATGCTATATAAATAacaaatacatcataattatacTTATTGACTACAAAGCACTTCACAGATCAGGCCCTAAGTTAGGTATGGAAAAGGGAGAAAGAACATTAGACAAGAGGCATGGAAAGAGAAGGACAAAGTTTAAGTAAAATTGGGATATGTGGTTTTATGTAAACATTGTTCTTTCTTTACCTCACTTCTTCATCAGATGTGTCTTTGCCCTGTCTCACTTGGAATGCCATTTACTTGGGGCATGATCCTCTGGAAAGTTCCATGCAAATTTACATAGCTAATAATGGCTTACTGGTTGTAATAAAGAAGACGACACCTGCCAGCATGACAGAAGAAATCAAATCAAAAAACtaatgagaggaaaatcaggttGACAAATCACCAGCACTTTAGCAAAAGAAAGAAAGGCATTCATTTGCAGTGGCAAAATCACCACCCCTCCAGTTAAAGTACAGTTTCTTCCAGGACACAAATTTTTGGAAATAGTTTTCATCAGGACCAAATTCTGATGGATAAATTCTAAACATCACAAAATGGAAAGCCCAATAAGAGTAATCCTCATTATACTGCACTGAAATAGGTTCACTCTTAGATTCTTTATATGTCTGAACAGGTCAACAGGTCTTCTTGATCCAGGAATGCTTGTGAATATTCAGCAGCCATTGATACGGGATGATGGTACAGTCCTGCTAGCTACAGACTCCAAGGTAATATTCCTTTCATTTTATTACAAATCTTACATTTTATTTACTAAATTATTTtgggtatatttttaaaaagaaatctttcTGATCCCTTTGCAGTCACAAAAGGTCCTTACCTCGGCCAAACGGTTGCTGTCCTACTGCAAAGGGGTAGAGGGCATTAGAAATTGGAGAGACCTCCACAGTGCCACAAGTGGAAAGGAGGGCGGGCCTAGTGGTTCTGTCTGTGGAGATTCACTCACTGATTATTGTCCCCTGAGGAGGAAGATGGAGTGGGGaggctgctgcaggcagccctgagGTTGTTGTTGCCTTTCTGTAACATGTAGTTTGAGGTGATAATACCACTGTGTGCTGAAACAAATCCTATATTTTGGGAGAGACAGAATGGAtgatctagaacagtggttctcaaactagggccgccacttgttcagggaaagcccctggcggactggccggtttgtttacctgccgcgtccgcaggttcagctgatcgcggctcccactggccgcagtttgccactccagtccaataggggctgcaggaagcggtgcaggccgagggacgtgctggccgcccttcctgcagcccccattggcctggagcagcaaaccgcagccagtgggagccgcaatcggctgaacctgcagacacggcaggtaaacaaaccagcccagccctccaggggctttccctgaacaagcggtggccctagtttgggaaccactgatctagaagaTCTTTTCCATCTTCAACATACCTGATTCAGGGGGACatactttttttccccagataTAATTATGCATGAATTTAGGTTGATAACCCTGTAGTTGATCCATCACAAAAAAACACACCAGAAGTCAGGAGGGAAGGTTTTGGAGAATTTAATGATCATCCTTACCCAAATGTCAACCACCGTCCCTCACTGTGGATATTCAGGAGGAAGTGAAACCTATGTGAGAACAGAAGAAGGAGATACAGAGGATTTAATAATTATGAAGTGATTACATTACATATAGCATTTCACCTAACTATATATAATTTTGATCCATTAATATGGTTTCTTTCTTTGTAGGCTGAGACAAGTCAGGGTGCTTTAGGAACACTGGCAAATGTTGTAACATCCCTTGCCAGCCTCAGTGAGTCACTTAATAATGGAGATACTTCTGAAATCCAACAAGAGGATCAATCTGCAAGCGAGATCACTCGGTATGAATTTACTTTGGCAGCTTATTTGGAAGGCGAACCTATACATTATAGGTTCATGCCACACTAGTAATGACCTTTTTAACTCACTGTATAATTTTGTTAATGGTCCATGTTTGGCTGCTGCTATTGACTTGAACTTCTGCTACTCTGAAGAACTCTTTTCATTCATTTTACTGTTATAGATGCTCTCCCCTATTTAGTAACAAATGCAGTATAATAAAGCAGGGCTGTATTTGATATTTAATAAGTTACAGGAAAAGATAACTGGTTTGTGACACAAAAATATCTTTTCttcaaaaatgttgaaaatcGGTAACAGTTTTGTGTTAtttcagttttttactttgaGTGTGCATGTTTGTTTAGTGTTTGTGAAAGTAAGGAAATAATAGCTACAGTGCTGTGTCAAGTATAGTACAGGCAGATGGTGTGCAAGCTTCTCCCACACAATTGTCATGAACTTCAGTCCTGGCCTTTAATGTCTCCAGATTTACTCTTAAATTTTCCCTAAGACAAGGCTGACGTGATTTGTAATGTGGAAAAAATTGGGATTAGGTTGACATCAACAAACCTTGTCTTTTATGGCAATCCAAGGCAGAATTTGAAGCCCAGCTCTCCAAAGTTATCATCTCAATTTCTTGTTTATTTCAAAATCAGGAAACAGGGAAGTAAAATCTTGCAGCtccatttttttaattgtttttttccctGAAAAATGGTAATATGTAATGCTAATGTATGAAAACAGGAAAAAGTTGGATTTTAAAGCAGTTCTATCCCATCTTTTCCATATAGGTTCCTAggttaagatttttaaaaataaaagctatctttagactcctaaataagctaactgatttttaaaagtgcagaGCACCTGGCTGCTTCTGCTGATACCAACTTTATACTTTTTAAATCTGGTCCCAAGGAATAAATAGTTAATGTGTAAACAGATTGCTTGGAAAATAGTTGCATAACAGTATTATGAAATACCATAATGTGAATATGAGTATGAAATGGGCTCAATTCTCCTCAAAGTCTGAGCTCCGGTCATTATGGGAGTGGAGTTGTGGGGTAACCTCAAGGAGCTGGTTGCATTTTCCTGATTTTGCACTGGCCTAGCTGCAGTTTTAGTTAGAAAGAAGCCTAGGGACTGCTTAAATATATGCCATTCCCATAACATCCCCAAGAGACCTTATGCCAGTGGAGGATCTTTGTAATGAAGCCTCAAGGTAAGAAAGAGGAAGGTGGGTGAGCAGTGCAGGAGCCACCGTTACTAGAATAAGAAAGAGCAGCTGGTGCAGGGCTTATGCCAGGGGAGAattcccccctgcaagggaatTTTCCATCAGACATATATGGCCAGAACCTACCTGGCCCCTTCACACTGCCTGAGCAGAGCAAAAGAACAGAGTGTattggagaatctggcccagaatcTGTGCCAAAAAAGTTTCTGGCTTATCTTCTAGATGGAAGAACTTGTAGTGTTTGATTTGCCCTCTACTCCAAATTTGTTAATGGTTATAAGGAAATAAACTTGTATTGTTTCTTCATTTATTTGCAGGGCATTTGATACTTTAGCTAAAGCACTTAATACCACAGATGGCACAGTAGCTCAGAACTTGGCAGATGGGATGGATCCTACAGGAGGAGGGAATATTCACGTAATCAGCAGAGATCAGTCAACACCAATCATTGAAGTGGAAGGACCCCTGCTTACAGATACACATGTCACATTTAAGGTGGGTGCTTCATCAAATATCTTTTCGCAAAGACATAACTTGGAATAATTTTAGTATTGTGTTTTTCTTTATCGTTGTATTTTGCCATAGTCAGTATTGTCTAGTATACTAGCTATTGTTGTTAAGGACATAATAAAATATTTCCACATTTCCCTTGCACTCTGTATCCTGGAGCACTGCATATGCACTCCCCTTGGGACCTGTCAGTTGACAGTGGGATGATGTTTGTTTTAGATTTACATATAGTACTACTGTGAATCACTTGTAGTGTTAAATATAACAAATAATATCAAATGTGTAATTCATATACATTGTTACTAAATATTTTGAACTCTCGACTTCGGTTGTTTGAGGCATCCTCACATCAAGGATGTTGAAATTTGGGCCATTTTTTAAGGATTACAACTATGTTCTTGATGGTCATCATTTGGCGAACTGTTGTTACGGAATTGCAGAAAGGATTGCACTTAGAAGCAGCTGTATCTTCAAGTGAATTTGAGCAAGCACATCTTTTAGATATATTGTATGGGAGAAACCAGTAAGGatgttccttcttgctggcaaaGTACATTTCCTTTAAGCAGATAAAAATCATCAAGCTAGTGAAATAAGCAATGTATAGGAAAGCTAATCTGTGTACTTCAAGTAAAATTGTGTTTTTTGCAAGTGTAGATTCATATGGCATGGCTTTCCCAGAATAATATAGATTTTAAATGAGTTGTAATTTTAAAGAATTGCACTTAGTTTAAGATCTGATTCTCATCCATTTTATAGTAATTGTGAAGCTAATGATGCTGCACGCAGTAATGAAAATTCAAGGATAAGTGTTGTTGAATTAATATTTAAGTACTTTTACAGTAACCATCCCATTTGGTTTCCCATACTATTCCTTTCAcacctccccattcccagcctgtTCTTCTTACCACTACTACTGAGTTATGTGCTGAAGTTTTACTAATCTAACTCCATGATAAATGGCAATTTTCAGCAAAAGTTTCTGAATGCAGATTGCATGTTTTTATTCAAGTTTATTTCATTCATAATAAACATTGATTTATGTCTGACCTGTACAGACTATACTGTACTCTTATTTCCGTGCAGCTAACAATGCCTAGTCCAATGCCAGAATACCTTAATGTACATTACATCTGTGAGTCGGCATCACGACTGCTTTTCCTCTCAATGCACTGGGCTAGATCCATCCCTGCTTTTCAAGCACTTGGGTAAGTGAATATTTTTCTATTGAGTCATTATTTAAGTATTAAGCTGAACATTTTGCAACTgtgttgatttttaaaagataaaattaattaattagtttataataaattgtttaaaatgtatagagACTATATAgcatttttctacattttgaagAATATGAAAAACAAGATGACTGATGATGATAATACTTGGCATTATAGTGGGTCATGAGGCTGTATTGTGAAATTGAGTCAAAAGCAAGCAACTTATTTTTGGACATATAACTTGGCATAGATCGTTTCTCATAGCCAATGCATCCAGCCCCAAGcacttttgttgctgtttttttctAATTTCTGTTATTTGTCAATATCTGTGTGTTACTACGGTGACTAGAATATACTATCATTATAATTTATAACCATAATTTTACACGTCAGACCTATAGGATAATACCAACATGAGTTTAATACGTGCTAGAATTGTTTGTTTGATTTGTGTCTTTATAGACAGGACTGTAACACAAGCCTAGTTCGTGCCTGCTGGAATGAGCTATTTACCTTAGGCCTAGCACAATGTGCCCAGGTGATGAGCCTATCTACTATCCTAGCAGCTATCGTCAACCACCTGCAGAACAGCATACAGGAAGGTACGTGTTAGGTCATGCTAGGTATTAGGTACATGTTAGGCAGGCATGTGCTACTTTCAGCAGTAAAGAGTTAAAAACTTGTgtctgtacattttttttttacaaagtatATTCCAAGGAGGAACAGGTATTGTTCCCCCTGAGATCCAAACACAGAAGGAAGGAACCCTCCATTATTCCTCAACAGGATGTATGAGTCAATCTTACCAACTTCACAAAGAGCTCTCCGTAGTTCTAGGCTACATCTACGCTACAGCCAGGATccacgctctgagatcgatccaccggtggtcgatttagtgggtctagtgaagacaagccaaatcgacagcagatcactctccagtcaaTCTCTGTACTCTACCCCAGACGATCGACCGGACcggagagtttctcctgtcaaccccctgcagtgtagaccccgcagtaactcgacctaagatatgtcgactccagctacgttattcatgtaggtGGAGTTGCACAGTATAGGTCGACTTACcatggtagtgaagacatagcccTAGAGATCAGTGCATGGGGTGGGGCCCAGACTAGAGGGGACACACACAATATCTCTCCTTCCTCTCTTTTATCCATCTGAGTGTCTACAAAAAAAGCTGATGCATCTCGAAGCTACATTAACTTTTCTGTGAACTGCTCTTATGGAGAGTTCCAAACAAAGCCCCCATTCGGGGTCCCTGGCAGTGCAGAGGCAGAACAGGAGTCCAGGAAGCTTAGAAGGGCACTAGAGTGTGCTGATACAGGGTTTTAGCATAGATGGTCTTCTGTGTCCAGCAGATTTCTGAAGATATGGGCTGAAATCCTGCCCACCCAACAGAAGAATTCAAAGGAAGCACTGTAGAGTGCACACCATAGAATTTTCCTCCCATCCTAGAATTTCATGTGGGCAGTTTTCTTGGAATGTTTCATcacctccaacacacacacacacacacacacacaccaaattgTTTACAGTTACACTTTTGAAATAGTTGCTGACCATCACTGCACAATAATTACAAGTATATCACACTaccaaaatataaatatttaattaatggCTGTGTCACAAAGTTATATAAAAAAGCTCAAAACAAACTGCCTCTTGCGTCATTAAGAAGATAGGTATCTTTTTTGATTCGGTGTTAACCTGCTAATTTTTATCTCTAGAATGGAGGATGATCTGGTACAATTGGCTTTTTTACAGGGAGGATTATGCAAATTAATATGATTGATATGggtaactttttctttttttataaatgCGGGAAATTATTTTGtctgtagaaaaaaaaatcagtagtgACAGCCTGAAGTCTGCAAATACAATTTATCTTTACTTACAGAAGTAGAAGAACCAGACGTATATGTAGCCAGAAAATTACAGAATACTACATATGTCATGAAACTAGCAAGGATTAGTACCAGGATGAAGGTACAaagataaatacatttttaaaatctacATAGACTGAGTAAATACCAAACCATGAAAACAGTTTAAATTTCCAGGTGACTGCAGAAAATAGTCACAGTTAAGGATAGGCAAACCTCAAATGATTTACCCTCATTAATAATCATAATTTTTCTTGGAAGGATTCTTCCATGGTGTGGAGAGCCTTTAGATACAATGGAACTGATGTAATTCCACTGTTAATGTGAGGGCAACACACAAAGGGGTCAGGATTCTGTGTGCTCTATATTAGATTCTAGCACATCATGGGGTTTTGAGGGGATGatggagaagcaaaaccaaagGATCTGTGACTGTGTTCAccagacattttttttttcccttccctccctctcatcCATGAGGAGGATACAGGAGCTGCAGAGGTCAACTGCAGTTGCAGCTCTGAAGTAGCtgctgtaaattagagcagctccTGAGGCTGTTCTAATATATTCCAGGAGCCACTCTTGCCACCAGCCAGTTCAGAATCTAGGCAGTAAAACACTGtattaaagccacctttgccactcctctccctgggctgtgccttcCATGGGTGCTTCTTGGAAGCTGAGCACAGAATCTGTCATATGATTTTTAAATTCTGTCAATTTAATTTCTTAATAATAAAATGACAGCCATAGCTTACAAACTGTCTACAGCAGCAGCtctactgcagtggttctcaagcaggggtccagggccccctcgggggccacgagcaggtttctgggggtcctccaagcagggccagcattagactcgctggggcccagggcagaaagcctaaGCTctactgcatggggctgaagcccaggaccctgagccctgccacctggggctgaagccaaagcctgagcaacttagcttcatgggggcggggggtcctgtgccatggggccccaggcaattgccctgcttgctaccccacTACCactggtcctggcttttatatgcagaaaaccagttgttgtgttgtggcacaggtgggccgtgaaCTTTTTATATCATGTtgtgggggcctcagaaagaaaaaggttgagaacccctgctttagtgcACAGGGAGAGGGGCATGATGTGAAGAGGCCATGGAGGGGAGCTTGAATACCCTGCATTCCCTCAAGAGTGTGCCCTTCAGGTTTCCTCTGCATCTGAGAGTGGAGTGGGGCTTGAAGATGAAGGTTTAGGTTACTGCCCTGCAAGGGGTTGGAGGTTACAGCAGCTGCAGGAGCCATAAAATGGCATTACCATTCCATAGCCTGAGTGAAAAGAATTTCGTCGTCAGCCCTGACCCTTCCAGACCTCCTCAGTACCTAGCCTTGTTACTTGGGATTTGCACTGAGAAGAGGATTTGGCTCTATATAAGGTCATGTTATGTCACTCCAAGGTTCTGATGTAAGGGTATCAAGTTAAGTTTTttactattattttaaaatggtgaAGACAAAACACTAGAAATTTATCTAGGAAGATTGAGTATTGTAACCATTCTGGGAAAGTCTAGAATTCCAGCTGTTTTCCCTGTGTACTTTTTCCACTATTGTTtcccatacatttaaaaaatgtgatagCACCTGCATCACCCTGAATAATCACAATACAAGAATCAAAGTTTATCTATCTTAGAAATTGTATTATATTTTCATTCTCATTTTCAAGACATTATGTAAAAATGTCTaggtttttcttttcaatttttttattgtgGTTGCATAAAATATATACAGTAATCCTAAATTACATAAAAAATCCATTTTAGGACACACAGGGCTAAGCAAATCTATGCAGCCATTAGCAGTACAGATGATGGCAATAATACTTAAGTTATAATGATATGAAATATAAGTATTAGAAGTCATACATGGAGTAACgttattttaatttgtattttttcagctgaaaagtTTGATACGTGGTAGGTTTCTTGATCTGACTTAATTTGATGAAGTTAATTAATGGAAATCATGTGTCCAGATAGCTGTCTTAATATAATCTTATGTTTCTATCTGTCATATTTCTTTGACTggtcttcagatatgcagccaggggaggaggaaaaggaaaactGTTTCTCATTTTCTTATCAAAGTAGGAgtcttttcttccctttttagcTAATGCTTCCTGAAACAAAGTGCCCCTCATATATCTCCTCTTAGGGCTCAACTAAAACTATGGAACTTCAGAAAATTCATAATTGGTATAgcacttttaaacatttttaaacagaaaGGAGATGAAGCCAACACAAAGGACATGGTAATATGAAAGGCTGAGGGATCAACCTGTGTTACAGAGTTAATTCTACTCCACAAGAGGGGGAAAGGGTACATACTACAGTGAACAAACAGTTTATTTCTAAAGGAACAGATATGGAAAAAGGTGGCACGGTCATATTGCATTAGCCTTTCACTTCTGGACAGCCAGACTGACTCCCGATTGGGTCACAAGTTACAATAAGGTAATTCGATAGTCTGCACCTAATCTCTCACTTTTGTTCACCTCCTCAGAGCCCCAGTTTAATTTATAGCACCATTCAGCACATTCTGCTTCGGAGAGGCCCATCACTGGAATAACATGGGTGTTGCTGGTTAGGGTTTAGATATATTGGCAGACCTTTGTGGAAAAATATTGCATTATGTTTGCCAGTACTGGGCCTGACTCCAGTTTATTAGATCCTCAGTCCTCACTTCCATGAGTATTAATTCATGcacaatatatttttatatggTTAAAAAAAGTTTATAGTACAATTCAGAAGGTTTAAAATTTCATTTGATCTATTCCTATAAAGGGGATGGGTGTTCGTTTTGTtaatttttcaaatgtatttgaaCTCTCTTAAGAGAGTGTGTAATGTCTGTTTGTAGATAAGCTTTCCGGAGACAGAATAAAGCAAGTCATGGAACACATCTGGAAACTTCAGGAGTTCTGTAACAGCATGGCCAAGCTTGATATTGATGGATATGAATATGCATACCTTAAAGCTATAGTCCTCTTTAGCCCTGGTAAGGCATTTGGCAACCATTATAATGACCTTCCCGTGTTTCTAACTGGAGTTCAGATGCTGAACTTACAAAATATTAATCTTTTGGCACCAGGAGATTTTAAAGAGAACCAAATATCCAGTGACGAAGAGACTGTTCTACTGAGTTGTTCATAAAATATCTCACAGCACCATAAGACTTTAGCATCAATAaccccttttaaaaaataacttttggGGCACCAAATGTAATTGATTTAAGGCTCCAGAAATTCCACATATTTTATACGTACTTACATATAtttaaaggccagattctcagtcccccagccctttcccaagCTGCTTTGTGATACTCTGACAGCACAAAGCCTGAAAGCTGCTCTAATAGTGCAGCTGGGGATTATCTTGTGTAAGGGGATCCCTGAGTTGCATAAAGCTGTGCTATCAATTTCCAATCCCTCCTCTGTGGATGGGTCATGTCAGGATTGGGAGTAGGCATGTGTGACAGATGACTGGGAATTTGTCACATTTCGTTTAATATGGAATATAATTAATGGTAAGAATGGTATGGGGAAATATATCCTCTGGCTATAATGTGAGTTGAAAGTCTACTATGGTTTAGATACATCCTCCAATAAACACAATATCCCTCGCCCCACCAATTTATTAATAAGGACAATGAGCATAAGAGCTGATAACTAAAAAATATACAATGGACATTGTGAATGAGATCTGAGGATTTCCTCAGAGAGGACACCTTTGTCGGGTATCCATAGGCATATCAAAGTACAAAGTTATGATCAGGCAGGGAAAGGGAAGTTAAACGTTCCCGGGACATTGAAAGGGTAGATAAGAAGTGCTGACAGGCTGAGTGAGAAGGAAGCTCTCTCTTAGAAATGTAGGgtgtttacttt containing:
- the NR2C2 gene encoding nuclear receptor subfamily 2 group C member 2 isoform X3; translation: MATNMEVLAQQIVETQQVAEVQTVQTSLSESPVMTSPSQRIQIISTDSSVASPQRIQIVTDQQTGQKIQIVTAVDSSVSPKQQFILTSPDGTGTGKVILAAPETSNAKQLIFTTTDNIVPGRIQIVTDSASVERLLGKADVQRPQVVEYCVVCGDKASGRHYGAVSCEGCKGFFKRSVRKNLTYSCRSNQDCIINKHHRNRCQFCRLKKCLEMGMKMESVQSERKPFDVQREKPTNCAASTEKIYIRKDLRSPLIATPTFVADKDGARSTGLLDPGMLVNIQQPLIRDDGTVLLATDSKAETSQGALGTLANVVTSLASLSESLNNGDTSEIQQEDQSASEITRAFDTLAKALNTTDGTVAQNLADGMDPTGGGNIHVISRDQSTPIIEVEGPLLTDTHVTFKLTMPSPMPEYLNVHYICESASRLLFLSMHWARSIPAFQALGQDCNTSLVRACWNELFTLGLAQCAQVMSLSTILAAIVNHLQNSIQEDKLSGDRIKQVMEHIWKLQEFCNSMAKLDIDGYEYAYLKAIVLFSPDHPGLTSSSQIEKFQEKAQMELQDYVQKTYPEDTYRLARILVRLPALRLMSSSITEELFFTGLIGNVPIDSIIPYILKMETAEYNGQITGTSA
- the NR2C2 gene encoding nuclear receptor subfamily 2 group C member 2 isoform X2 yields the protein MTSPSQRIQIISTDSSVASPQRIQIVTDQQTGQKIQIVTAVDSSVSPKQQFILTSPDGTGTGKVILAAPETSNAKQLIFTTTDNIVPGRIQIVTDSASVERLLGKADVQRPQVVEYCVVCGDKASGRHYGAVSCEGCKGFFKRSVRKNLTYSCRSNQDCIINKHHRNRCQFCRLKKCLEMGMKMESVQSERKPFDVQREKPTNCAASTEKIYIRKDLRSPLIATPTFVADKDGARSTGLLDPGMLVNIQQPLIRDDGTVLLATDSKAETSQGALGTLANVVTSLASLSESLNNGDTSEIQQEDQSASEITRAFDTLAKALNTTDGTVAQNLADGMDPTGGGNIHVISRDQSTPIIEVEGPLLTDTHVTFKLTMPSPMPEYLNVHYICESASRLLFLSMHWARSIPAFQALGQDCNTSLVRACWNELFTLGLAQCAQVMSLSTILAAIVNHLQNSIQEEVEEPDVYVARKLQNTTYVMKLARISTRMKLKSLIRDKLSGDRIKQVMEHIWKLQEFCNSMAKLDIDGYEYAYLKAIVLFSPDHPGLTSSSQIEKFQEKAQMELQDYVQKTYPEDTYRLARILVRLPALRLMSSSITEELFFTGLIGNVPIDSIIPYILKMETAEYNGQITGTSA
- the NR2C2 gene encoding nuclear receptor subfamily 2 group C member 2 isoform X1; the encoded protein is MATNMEVLAQQIVETQQVAEVQTVQTSLSESPVMTSPSQRIQIISTDSSVASPQRIQIVTDQQTGQKIQIVTAVDSSVSPKQQFILTSPDGTGTGKVILAAPETSNAKQLIFTTTDNIVPGRIQIVTDSASVERLLGKADVQRPQVVEYCVVCGDKASGRHYGAVSCEGCKGFFKRSVRKNLTYSCRSNQDCIINKHHRNRCQFCRLKKCLEMGMKMESVQSERKPFDVQREKPTNCAASTEKIYIRKDLRSPLIATPTFVADKDGARSTGLLDPGMLVNIQQPLIRDDGTVLLATDSKAETSQGALGTLANVVTSLASLSESLNNGDTSEIQQEDQSASEITRAFDTLAKALNTTDGTVAQNLADGMDPTGGGNIHVISRDQSTPIIEVEGPLLTDTHVTFKLTMPSPMPEYLNVHYICESASRLLFLSMHWARSIPAFQALGQDCNTSLVRACWNELFTLGLAQCAQVMSLSTILAAIVNHLQNSIQEEVEEPDVYVARKLQNTTYVMKLARISTRMKLKSLIRDKLSGDRIKQVMEHIWKLQEFCNSMAKLDIDGYEYAYLKAIVLFSPDHPGLTSSSQIEKFQEKAQMELQDYVQKTYPEDTYRLARILVRLPALRLMSSSITEELFFTGLIGNVPIDSIIPYILKMETAEYNGQITGTSA